One window from the genome of Bacillus tianshenii encodes:
- a CDS encoding Crp/Fnr family transcriptional regulator — protein MSENARKRDIDLISPELRNLLKSISTPKKISKGSFLFQEGMESEEIYLIQDGLVQISKLTVDGKELTLRICKRDDIVGELTLFSDNAKYMLSALAVEDSEILTIKKEKLEQELVKNSELTFEFMKWVSTHLRKIQSKIRDLVLSGKKGALYSTLIRLSNSYGVQKEEGILIDLSLTNQDLAKFCASTRESVNRSLSELRKLGILSTEPSGKLFIRDIEHLKAEIGCEYCSVDICNID, from the coding sequence ATGAGTGAAAATGCACGAAAGAGAGATATTGATTTAATATCCCCCGAACTTCGTAATCTTCTTAAATCAATCAGTACACCGAAAAAAATTTCAAAAGGAAGCTTTTTATTTCAAGAAGGAATGGAATCAGAAGAAATTTATTTAATACAAGATGGCTTAGTGCAAATTAGTAAGCTAACAGTTGACGGCAAAGAGCTTACACTGCGAATTTGCAAGCGTGACGATATTGTTGGGGAACTAACTCTCTTTTCTGACAATGCAAAATATATGCTAAGCGCACTGGCTGTTGAAGATAGTGAAATCCTAACAATAAAAAAAGAAAAATTAGAACAAGAGCTTGTAAAAAACTCAGAGCTGACATTCGAATTTATGAAATGGGTTAGTACGCATTTACGAAAAATCCAATCAAAAATCCGTGACCTTGTTCTTTCGGGGAAAAAAGGAGCTCTCTATTCAACACTAATTAGACTTTCGAACAGCTATGGCGTCCAAAAGGAAGAAGGCATCTTAATCGACCTTTCCCTTACAAATCAAGATTTAGCAAAATTTTGTGCGTCGACAAGAGAAAGTGTTAACCGAAGCTTAAGTGAGCTAAGAAAATTAGGCATCCTTTCAACAGAGCCCTCAGGGAAATTGTTCATCCGCGACATTGAACACTTAAAAGCAGAAATCGGCTGTGAATATTGCTCTGTTGACATTTGCAATATTGATTAA
- a CDS encoding cyclic nucleotide-binding domain-containing protein, whose amino-acid sequence MIKSDYLLYLKSIPAFQNANNSLLSKIGKNANLVELKPNLEVNECTETDQLYIVLNGQVELSLQNNYEQLVIAVLESGEVLPFFNSSNMNIKTTKPTVLLSVSIHLLRRLMQENPALQINFLKLLQESLNYCYNVLASNVPRVQ is encoded by the coding sequence ATGATAAAATCTGACTATTTGTTATATCTTAAAAGTATTCCCGCCTTTCAAAATGCCAATAATTCGCTTCTTTCCAAAATTGGGAAAAACGCTAATCTTGTTGAATTAAAGCCAAACTTGGAAGTAAATGAATGTACAGAAACGGATCAGTTATATATTGTTCTAAACGGACAGGTCGAGTTGTCTCTCCAAAATAATTATGAACAGCTTGTTATCGCAGTGTTAGAAAGTGGAGAAGTCCTTCCTTTTTTTAATTCAAGTAACATGAACATCAAAACGACAAAACCAACAGTTTTGCTCAGTGTTTCAATTCACCTGCTAAGAAGGCTGATGCAGGAAAACCCAGCATTGCAAATTAACTTTCTTAAGTTGCTTCAAGAAAGCTTAAATTACTGTTATAACGTATTAGCATCTAATGTGCCGCGTGTTCAATAA
- a CDS encoding VanW family protein — MKFALIAFFYLLGSQMDVTDNLTVKNEGEPVASINRAELHMPIFGETVINEQGYQQFVKELKEKIHLKPVNAKIDDNGKIKEGKTGYMLNEYKFRAQFYAYYYSSGSAEMEIPKHTLHPEVDSELLANIRTKQIGSYVTYFNPTNKERSRNIKLAAEAINSHVVFPGKTFSFNQVVGKRTKEKGYMSAPVIVKGELAEGIGGGICQVSSTLFNAVDQAGVQIVKRFSHSRRVPYVPPGRDATVSWYGPDFAFKNNYNQPVLIRAKVQGGRMIITIYSSENINYESRNVPKAPAHLPVEVEAHS; from the coding sequence ATGAAATTTGCACTTATTGCATTTTTTTATTTACTGGGAAGTCAAATGGACGTTACTGACAATTTAACTGTAAAAAATGAAGGAGAGCCAGTTGCTTCAATTAATCGAGCTGAACTGCACATGCCTATTTTCGGGGAAACAGTTATCAATGAACAAGGTTATCAACAATTTGTAAAAGAATTAAAAGAAAAAATACACCTAAAGCCTGTAAACGCCAAGATTGATGATAATGGGAAAATTAAAGAAGGGAAAACAGGCTATATGCTTAACGAGTATAAATTTAGAGCACAATTTTATGCTTATTATTACAGTAGCGGTTCAGCCGAAATGGAGATTCCAAAGCATACTTTACATCCAGAAGTAGATAGTGAACTGCTTGCAAATATTCGCACAAAACAAATCGGTTCTTATGTTACCTATTTCAATCCAACTAATAAAGAACGTTCACGAAATATTAAGCTTGCGGCAGAGGCGATTAACAGCCATGTCGTGTTTCCAGGCAAGACTTTTTCATTTAACCAAGTAGTCGGAAAAAGAACAAAAGAAAAAGGTTATATGTCTGCCCCTGTTATTGTAAAAGGGGAGTTAGCGGAAGGGATTGGAGGAGGAATATGCCAAGTCTCATCCACATTGTTCAATGCTGTTGACCAAGCGGGTGTGCAGATTGTAAAACGCTTTTCACACAGCAGGCGTGTCCCGTATGTTCCACCAGGGAGAGATGCAACAGTCAGTTGGTATGGCCCGGACTTTGCTTTCAAAAATAACTATAATCAGCCTGTCCTCATCCGAGCAAAAGTACAAGGAGGTAGGATGATTATTACGATATACTCGTCCGAGAACATTAATTATGAATCCCGAAACGTCCCGAAAGCACCAGCACATTTGCCAGTTGAAGTAGAAGCGCATTCCTAG
- the rpmG gene encoding 50S ribosomal protein L33, with translation MRVNITLACTETGDRNYITTKNKRTNPERIELKKYCPRLKRHTLHKETK, from the coding sequence ATGCGTGTTAATATTACACTTGCTTGTACAGAAACTGGCGATCGTAACTACATCACGACGAAGAACAAGCGTACAAACCCAGAGCGTATTGAACTTAAAAAATACTGCCCACGCTTAAAGCGCCACACATTGCATAAAGAAACGAAGTAA
- a CDS encoding BCCT family transporter: protein MGKISNVFWITVALVLASVVFGVALPDSFESVTANIQSFITSTFGWYYLILVTTIVIFCIFLIFSPVGTIKLGKPDEKPEYSKGTWFAMLFSAGMGIGLVFWGAAEPLSHYMSPPLAEGGTAQANKEAMRYTFFHWGIHAWGIYAIVALALAYFKFRKDEPGLISATLKPVLGKSMDGFLGTIVDVLAVFATVVGVATTLGFGAAQINGGLAYLFGIPKNFTSQFFIIAVVTVLFMISAWSGLSKGIKYLSNTNMILAIGLLILMFFVGPTILMLNIFTDSIGGYIQNIAQMSFRIAPLNEEHRAWINGWTIFYWAWWISWSPFVGIFIARVSRGRTIREFLIGVLLLPALVSFFWFAVFGTSAIEVQNAGSVDLTQFATEEVLFAIFNQFPASTLLSFVAITLIGTFFITSADSATFVLGMQTTYGSLTPPNAVKLTWGIAQSTVALILLYSGGLQALQNALIVAAFPFSFIMVLMMLSLYRSLTKEKKELGLYIKPKPRKKTS, encoded by the coding sequence ATGGGTAAAATATCAAACGTTTTTTGGATAACAGTTGCATTAGTATTGGCGTCGGTTGTGTTTGGTGTTGCTTTACCAGACAGCTTTGAAAGTGTGACAGCAAATATTCAGTCATTTATTACGTCAACATTTGGATGGTATTATTTAATTTTAGTGACAACGATCGTGATTTTTTGTATCTTTCTTATCTTCAGCCCTGTCGGCACAATTAAATTAGGGAAGCCTGATGAAAAGCCTGAGTATTCAAAAGGCACATGGTTCGCAATGCTATTTAGTGCTGGTATGGGGATCGGGCTTGTATTCTGGGGAGCAGCAGAACCGCTTTCCCATTACATGAGCCCACCGCTAGCTGAAGGCGGAACAGCTCAAGCAAACAAAGAAGCGATGCGCTACACATTCTTCCACTGGGGTATTCATGCGTGGGGAATATACGCAATCGTGGCATTAGCTTTGGCCTACTTTAAATTTCGCAAAGATGAGCCAGGGTTAATTTCAGCGACATTAAAACCTGTGTTAGGAAAAAGCATGGACGGATTCCTTGGGACAATTGTAGATGTGCTCGCAGTTTTCGCGACAGTTGTGGGGGTTGCAACGACACTTGGATTCGGTGCAGCTCAAATAAACGGTGGTTTAGCATATTTATTTGGTATTCCTAAGAACTTTACTTCTCAATTCTTTATTATCGCTGTAGTTACGGTACTATTCATGATTTCAGCGTGGTCTGGATTGAGCAAAGGAATTAAATATTTAAGTAACACAAATATGATTTTAGCTATTGGTTTATTAATCTTAATGTTCTTTGTTGGACCAACAATTTTGATGCTTAATATTTTTACGGACTCAATTGGTGGCTACATTCAAAACATAGCCCAAATGAGCTTCCGTATTGCGCCTTTAAATGAAGAACACCGTGCTTGGATTAACGGTTGGACTATTTTCTATTGGGCTTGGTGGATCTCCTGGTCACCATTTGTCGGAATCTTTATTGCGCGTGTATCGCGTGGACGAACAATTCGCGAATTTTTAATTGGCGTATTATTGTTGCCGGCACTTGTTAGCTTCTTTTGGTTTGCTGTATTTGGAACTTCTGCGATTGAAGTCCAAAATGCAGGAAGTGTTGATTTAACACAGTTTGCTACAGAAGAAGTATTGTTTGCGATCTTTAACCAGTTCCCAGCATCAACGTTATTATCGTTCGTAGCGATTACACTTATTGGTACGTTCTTTATTACATCTGCAGACTCAGCAACATTCGTGCTTGGGATGCAAACGACATATGGCTCTTTAACGCCGCCAAACGCTGTTAAATTAACATGGGGTATTGCGCAATCAACTGTTGCATTAATTCTTCTTTATAGTGGTGGGCTACAAGCGCTGCAAAATGCCTTGATTGTTGCAGCCTTTCCATTCTCATTCATCATGGTGCTTATGATGCTTTCACTATATCGTTCATTGACAAAAGAAAAGAAAGAGCTTGGTTTATATATTAAGCCGAAGCCGCGTAAGAAAACATCATAA
- a CDS encoding SpoIIE family protein phosphatase — MGILAIDDHKTNLLLIKKMLKAYGYEDVFTASSIVEGLEVLQVSCDTIELILLDIQMPEVDGIEFCKTLKESKEYGHIPVVMITAFHDEKKLEAAFEAGCFSYLTKPIKRIDLLAQVKSALKLHHEYKTRMLEAEKAKEADSQLNNILYALGQHAIVSIANAQGVITYVNDKFIELSKYKEEELIGATHRIIKSGYHPKTFFKEMWETITSGQSWTGEICNRAKDGSFYWVQTVIVPFIDGNTNKPYQYVSIRGDISERKRLEQKHQEELQLASTIQTSVLPLPIENEKILIHGVYFSSSEVSGDLYSWYQIDEERYGVILIDVMGHGIPAALITMAIHSNLRRIVTTYMKPKRVMEALQANFKSILMNYEDNYRKPYFTAFYALINTKERRIDYINAGHPAPLLVMEKTIVELESLIPPIGIIPIEEFHSKSMSFEETDARLFLYTDGLSDMYKCNEQELVNYLSTKFHSDKGMGNALLSEITAELINGNKLEDDTSMIHIFLPLK; from the coding sequence ATGGGGATATTAGCCATTGACGATCATAAGACGAATTTACTGCTCATTAAGAAAATGCTAAAAGCATATGGCTATGAAGACGTATTCACCGCTTCTTCTATAGTTGAAGGGTTAGAGGTTTTGCAGGTTTCATGCGACACAATTGAGCTCATTCTGCTTGATATTCAAATGCCTGAGGTAGATGGAATTGAATTTTGTAAAACGCTAAAGGAAAGTAAAGAGTATGGACATATTCCAGTTGTTATGATTACTGCCTTTCATGATGAAAAAAAGTTAGAAGCAGCCTTTGAAGCAGGGTGCTTTTCTTATCTTACAAAGCCAATTAAACGGATCGACTTGCTTGCTCAAGTGAAATCAGCATTAAAATTACATCATGAATATAAAACAAGAATGCTCGAAGCAGAAAAAGCAAAGGAAGCCGATAGCCAACTTAATAATATCTTATATGCCCTTGGACAGCATGCGATTGTGTCCATAGCGAATGCTCAGGGAGTTATTACATATGTAAACGACAAGTTCATAGAGTTATCGAAATATAAAGAGGAAGAACTAATTGGTGCTACTCATCGAATTATTAAATCTGGCTACCATCCAAAGACTTTTTTCAAAGAAATGTGGGAAACGATCACTAGTGGTCAGAGCTGGACGGGTGAAATTTGTAACCGAGCAAAGGATGGATCATTCTATTGGGTTCAGACCGTCATCGTTCCTTTTATTGATGGAAATACAAATAAGCCCTATCAATATGTTAGTATTCGCGGTGACATTAGTGAACGAAAACGTTTAGAACAGAAGCATCAAGAAGAATTACAGCTGGCAAGTACTATTCAAACAAGTGTATTGCCTCTTCCGATTGAGAATGAAAAAATTTTGATCCATGGGGTTTATTTTTCAAGTTCAGAAGTGTCGGGTGATCTGTACAGCTGGTATCAAATTGATGAAGAAAGGTATGGAGTTATTTTAATTGATGTAATGGGGCATGGAATTCCAGCAGCGCTTATTACAATGGCGATTCATTCGAACTTAAGAAGAATTGTAACGACTTATATGAAGCCAAAAAGGGTAATGGAAGCCCTTCAAGCGAACTTTAAGTCGATTTTAATGAATTATGAAGATAATTACCGAAAACCATATTTTACAGCCTTTTATGCATTAATTAATACGAAAGAACGGAGGATTGACTATATAAACGCAGGGCACCCAGCGCCGCTTCTTGTAATGGAGAAAACGATTGTAGAATTAGAATCACTTATCCCGCCGATTGGTATTATCCCCATTGAAGAATTCCATAGTAAGAGTATGTCGTTTGAGGAGACAGACGCAAGGCTTTTTCTTTATACGGATGGTTTATCCGATATGTATAAATGCAATGAACAAGAGCTTGTCAACTATTTATCAACTAAATTCCATAGTGATAAGGGTATGGGGAATGCATTGTTGTCGGAAATCACCGCAGAATTAATAAACGGAAATAAATTAGAGGATGATACATCGATGATTCATATCTTTCTTCCATTGAAGTAA
- a CDS encoding alpha/beta hydrolase — MMMKSIYRSEKGKETIHAHYRTYLDSFPFEVERIYVETSFGKTHMLVTGPQNGKPLFILQGGNCINPMTLSWFLPLIEQYRIYAPDTIGHPGFSAEARISAKDNSFAQWLIEMMDYLNIESSAFIGPSYGGGIIFRLAAYMPNKIDCAVLVSPAGIQLGSKREMIKKILIPLLLFKATSSENYLTTITNIMSANSMQDIDKQIIGEIFQTLKLEQEMPKLTEKKELIHYNAPTLIIAGEDDIFFPQERLYKKAKDIIPNLTAFKTLKMGHFPSQEHTLCINNEIRPFLNNYY, encoded by the coding sequence ATGATGATGAAGAGCATTTATAGAAGTGAAAAAGGAAAAGAAACGATCCATGCGCATTATAGAACTTATCTCGATTCTTTTCCATTTGAGGTAGAACGAATATATGTAGAGACAAGCTTCGGAAAAACCCATATGCTTGTGACTGGACCTCAAAATGGTAAGCCGTTGTTTATTCTTCAGGGGGGGAATTGTATTAACCCAATGACCTTATCTTGGTTTTTGCCGCTTATAGAGCAGTATAGGATTTATGCCCCAGACACGATTGGTCACCCTGGGTTCAGTGCTGAAGCTCGCATTTCAGCAAAGGACAACAGTTTTGCTCAATGGCTGATAGAAATGATGGATTATCTTAATATTGAAAGCAGTGCATTTATTGGTCCTTCTTATGGCGGAGGCATCATTTTTCGGTTGGCTGCATACATGCCGAATAAAATTGATTGTGCTGTTCTCGTTTCACCTGCAGGCATCCAATTAGGCTCAAAACGGGAAATGATTAAAAAAATTCTCATTCCATTACTATTGTTTAAGGCAACCTCATCCGAAAACTACCTCACTACCATTACAAATATTATGTCAGCAAACAGTATGCAAGATATCGATAAGCAAATTATCGGGGAGATCTTTCAAACATTGAAGCTGGAACAGGAAATGCCTAAATTAACGGAAAAGAAAGAACTTATTCACTATAACGCTCCTACGCTAATCATTGCTGGGGAAGATGATATCTTTTTTCCACAGGAGCGATTATACAAAAAAGCGAAAGACATCATTCCGAACTTAACTGCCTTTAAAACATTAAAAATGGGCCATTTCCCATCACAAGAACATACCCTTTGTATCAACAACGAGATTAGACCATTTTTAAATAACTATTATTAA
- a CDS encoding FAD-binding oxidoreductase, with protein sequence MQTYIVVGAGILGASTAYQLAKEGAKVTIVDRKDEGQATDAAAGIVCPWLSQRRNKTWYRLASGGARYYPQLIKELEADGETSTGYKRVGAISLHTEERKLEKMIERALKRREDAPEIGEITRLSSLETKRMFPPLSDEYRAVHVSGAARVNGRALRNALIRAAKKYGASFVEAEAQLISEGKRVTGVQANEQVYTADTVIVTAGVWAKHLLQPLDIHFKVTAQKAQIAHLELLDKDTNSWPVVIPPTNHYLLTFDEGRVVAGATHEDNKGFDTRVTAGGMQEIFTKALTIAPGLENATILESRVGFRPFTPGFLPVFGVCPYYEGLLLANGLGASGLTSGPYLGAELAKLALGKPTELDPSDYDISEAVEKMT encoded by the coding sequence GTGCAAACATACATTGTAGTGGGAGCAGGGATTCTAGGAGCATCAACAGCCTATCAGCTCGCAAAAGAAGGAGCGAAGGTTACAATTGTGGACAGGAAAGACGAAGGTCAGGCGACAGATGCCGCAGCTGGGATCGTTTGTCCATGGCTTTCGCAGCGTCGTAATAAAACATGGTATCGGCTTGCTAGTGGGGGAGCACGTTACTATCCACAGTTAATTAAAGAGTTAGAAGCAGATGGGGAAACAAGTACAGGCTATAAACGGGTTGGCGCAATTAGCTTACATACAGAAGAGAGAAAGCTTGAAAAGATGATCGAGCGTGCATTGAAACGCCGAGAAGATGCCCCTGAAATTGGAGAAATTACTCGTTTATCAAGCTTAGAAACGAAACGGATGTTCCCTCCGTTATCAGATGAATATCGTGCCGTTCATGTAAGTGGAGCAGCTCGTGTAAACGGGCGTGCACTCCGCAATGCTTTAATTCGGGCAGCCAAAAAGTACGGGGCTTCGTTTGTCGAAGCTGAAGCACAACTTATTTCTGAAGGAAAGCGTGTGACAGGTGTTCAAGCAAATGAGCAAGTGTATACAGCAGATACAGTAATTGTAACAGCAGGTGTTTGGGCTAAGCATCTGTTACAGCCATTAGATATTCACTTTAAAGTGACAGCACAGAAGGCACAAATTGCTCATTTAGAACTTCTGGATAAAGATACAAATAGCTGGCCAGTCGTAATTCCACCGACTAATCACTATCTCCTAACATTTGATGAAGGGCGTGTAGTGGCAGGAGCGACACATGAGGATAACAAAGGATTCGACACCCGTGTTACAGCAGGTGGAATGCAGGAAATTTTTACGAAGGCTTTGACGATTGCGCCAGGGTTAGAAAATGCCACCATTCTTGAATCAAGGGTAGGATTTCGGCCATTTACGCCAGGTTTTCTACCTGTCTTCGGTGTATGTCCTTATTATGAAGGCTTGCTGCTCGCTAATGGCCTTGGGGCTTCAGGCTTAACGAGCGGTCCATATCTCGGTGCAGAATTAGCTAAGCTTGCCCTTGGCAAACCGACCGAGCTTGACCCAAGTGATTATGATATTTCAGAAGCTGTTGAGAAAATGACATAG
- a CDS encoding NAD(P)-binding protein produces MKIAIIGAGLSGLACAITLEKHGYFVDIFEKRGMVGDRFVVAETMSSMLHIPIDDGVKYFSEEHDIHLKPSSNIRKMYVYSPNESACFEGHLGSINMRGKHPHSYEKQLEAQLHTKIYFNEDVSYDDIAKEYTHIVLATGDPSYTQMLQSFDTAVKVSFKGALVKGNFEVTDIHTWHNHHYAPKGVSYFLPHCQTEGSLIIAYPQYPENEGVQKEELWKRFYDEACKKLGQNLHITETFSLNNFVIGKARYPRIGNTFFTGNCLGVMTPFQGFGQLPSIISGIYAAHDLCGLGKYEELTKGLFQNYHDSLTLRRAIEQLSNDQLDLLTKAFRLEFVERALVNHRINWFNVASRIIHPFSRNS; encoded by the coding sequence ATGAAAATTGCGATTATTGGAGCAGGATTGTCAGGACTTGCATGTGCAATCACCTTGGAGAAGCATGGGTATTTTGTAGATATATTTGAAAAACGTGGGATGGTTGGTGATAGGTTTGTTGTAGCAGAAACGATGTCTTCAATGCTGCATATTCCGATAGATGATGGCGTGAAATATTTCTCAGAAGAACATGATATACATTTGAAGCCAAGCAGTAATATTCGTAAGATGTATGTTTATTCGCCTAATGAGTCAGCTTGTTTTGAAGGGCATTTAGGGTCGATTAATATGCGGGGCAAACATCCTCATTCCTATGAAAAGCAGCTTGAAGCACAGTTGCATACGAAGATTTATTTTAATGAAGATGTGAGCTATGACGATATTGCTAAGGAGTACACGCATATTGTGCTAGCAACCGGTGACCCTAGCTATACACAGATGCTACAGTCATTTGATACAGCAGTAAAGGTTTCTTTTAAAGGAGCGTTAGTAAAGGGAAACTTCGAAGTTACAGATATACATACTTGGCATAATCATCATTATGCACCAAAAGGAGTGTCTTACTTCCTTCCGCATTGTCAAACAGAAGGAAGTTTGATCATTGCTTATCCGCAATATCCTGAAAACGAAGGTGTACAGAAAGAGGAGTTGTGGAAGCGATTCTACGATGAGGCATGTAAGAAGTTGGGGCAAAATCTGCACATAACAGAGACATTTTCATTAAATAATTTCGTAATCGGAAAGGCGCGTTATCCAAGAATTGGTAATACCTTCTTTACAGGTAATTGTCTAGGTGTGATGACCCCGTTTCAAGGTTTTGGACAGCTGCCATCAATTATTTCAGGAATATACGCTGCACACGATCTATGCGGGCTTGGTAAGTATGAAGAGTTAACAAAAGGGTTATTTCAAAACTATCATGATTCTCTTACATTGCGCAGGGCAATTGAGCAGTTAAGTAATGATCAGCTTGACCTTCTAACAAAGGCATTTCGCTTAGAATTTGTTGAACGGGCATTGGTCAATCACCGAATTAATTGGTTCAATGTTGCAAGTCGTATTATACATCCTTTTTCGCGTAACTCTTAG
- a CDS encoding PAS domain S-box protein codes for MDRFKEVLNNVKKIYPLFDKKSSDLEETYEILSSLLTHSADAIAILSTDGIVKQVNPAFEELYGWELEELIDKRLPFTEEEYENEINDLIVRVRNGETIRSYETTRTNRNNEKVHVSITLSPIRSSEGEVVAISSFIRDNQQRIETERRLEESKSRYQSLFQYSPDAIFSLDLKGNILKTNSSCETLIGCMKEQLTDKPFLQLITPDDMDLVRTRFYEALEGQSSSYEARITRKDGVERQLLINNVPIFINEKVIGVYCIGQDRTEMNKALQALKESEERYRLIADHSQDLITVHRTDGRITYASPSHSHLLGYEPNQLLEQPLCNLVHPEEREKLNAFFYESIMTKQPFTCRVRKRTNNEEWIWYEVKGNPVSDEKHNLIHVILVSREITQQVQYEKELNSMAFFDELTGLPNRRLFYNSITKVFSSAQRHQYSFAVLYLDGDEFKKVNDTFGHDVGDDFLEEVAARLQAVIREEDTISRLGGDEFAVLLSRLSAPAEADEAAKRILAHLSKPFHIKGNKIDSSFSIGISAYPADGQDIESLMKHADEALYHAKDKGKNCYVHYKDIPEE; via the coding sequence ATGGATCGATTCAAAGAAGTTCTGAATAATGTAAAAAAAATATATCCGTTGTTTGATAAAAAGAGTAGTGATTTAGAGGAAACCTATGAGATTCTTAGCTCATTGTTAACCCATTCAGCTGATGCAATCGCAATCCTTAGTACAGATGGCATTGTAAAGCAGGTTAATCCAGCATTTGAGGAATTATATGGGTGGGAACTTGAAGAACTGATAGATAAGCGACTTCCTTTTACAGAGGAAGAGTATGAAAATGAAATTAATGATCTTATTGTAAGAGTTCGAAACGGTGAAACAATCCGCTCGTATGAAACGACAAGAACAAACCGAAATAATGAGAAGGTTCATGTTTCGATTACATTATCTCCTATTCGAAGTTCTGAAGGTGAGGTAGTGGCAATCAGTTCGTTTATTCGCGACAATCAGCAGCGAATTGAGACAGAAAGACGTTTAGAAGAAAGTAAGTCTCGTTATCAATCACTCTTTCAATATAGTCCAGATGCAATTTTTTCACTTGATTTAAAAGGGAATATATTGAAAACGAATTCATCTTGCGAAACACTTATTGGCTGTATGAAGGAGCAGCTAACGGATAAGCCTTTTTTACAACTTATTACACCAGATGATATGGATCTCGTCCGTACTCGTTTTTATGAGGCGCTAGAAGGACAGTCATCTTCCTATGAAGCTCGTATTACTCGCAAAGATGGAGTAGAAAGACAGTTATTAATTAATAATGTACCGATTTTCATCAATGAAAAGGTAATTGGTGTGTACTGTATCGGGCAAGACCGGACAGAGATGAATAAAGCATTACAAGCATTGAAGGAAAGTGAGGAACGCTATCGGTTAATTGCGGATCATTCACAGGATTTGATTACTGTTCACCGCACAGATGGACGAATCACGTATGCTTCTCCTTCACATAGTCATTTGCTCGGTTATGAACCGAATCAACTGTTGGAGCAACCACTTTGCAATCTCGTCCATCCTGAGGAAAGGGAAAAGCTGAATGCCTTTTTCTATGAATCGATTATGACGAAGCAGCCGTTCACATGTCGGGTCCGCAAGAGAACAAATAATGAAGAATGGATTTGGTACGAGGTAAAGGGAAACCCTGTTAGTGATGAGAAACACAATTTGATTCATGTCATTCTTGTGTCGAGGGAAATTACGCAGCAGGTTCAATATGAGAAAGAACTGAATAGCATGGCTTTCTTTGATGAGCTGACAGGTCTGCCAAATCGACGTTTGTTTTATAATAGCATTACTAAAGTGTTTTCTAGTGCTCAGCGCCATCAATATAGTTTCGCGGTTCTTTATTTGGATGGCGATGAATTTAAGAAGGTTAATGATACATTCGGCCATGATGTCGGTGATGACTTCTTAGAGGAGGTAGCAGCTAGACTTCAAGCTGTAATCCGTGAAGAAGATACGATTTCAAGGCTAGGTGGGGATGAATTTGCCGTTCTGCTTTCTCGACTTTCTGCACCAGCTGAAGCGGATGAAGCAGCCAAGCGAATTTTAGCTCACCTATCAAAGCCGTTTCATATTAAAGGAAATAAAATCGATTCTTCATTCAGCATCGGTATTTCTGCTTATCCAGCAGATGGCCAAGACATTGAATCACTTATGAAACATGCAGATGAAGCACTTTATCATGCGAAAGATAAAGGCAAGAATTGTTACGTCCATTATAAAGATATTCCAGAAGAATAA
- a CDS encoding FusB/FusC family EF-G-binding protein, producing the protein MEPFIRNHHFNFIKQQVYQVLYQINSVKDPEIIEAVKLSAREKVFNMFPDMTIEQQALLRPIAKMRKEEEFSNYLDMLSIYRTKFPKLNTKKLQSLFPKVKKLKMPKLELDYKSLTYIGWKDYSSNTIYLVYEMDSELIGIEGKYTPIRQKNMCSLCNQYERVALVTAVNKETSSVDAYKAYGNYMCIDSDQCNRNIIDVTNLENFVARIIG; encoded by the coding sequence ATGGAACCATTTATTCGAAATCATCATTTTAATTTTATTAAACAGCAAGTTTATCAAGTGCTATATCAGATTAATTCAGTGAAAGACCCTGAGATTATTGAAGCGGTAAAATTAAGTGCGCGTGAGAAGGTTTTTAATATGTTTCCTGATATGACAATTGAACAACAGGCGCTGTTACGCCCAATTGCGAAAATGCGGAAGGAAGAGGAGTTCTCGAATTATCTGGACATGCTTTCCATTTATCGTACGAAATTTCCCAAACTTAATACAAAGAAATTACAGAGTCTATTTCCAAAAGTAAAGAAATTAAAAATGCCTAAATTAGAGCTTGATTACAAATCTTTAACGTATATTGGTTGGAAAGACTATAGTTCAAACACCATATATCTCGTTTATGAAATGGATAGCGAGCTAATTGGCATTGAAGGTAAATATACACCTATACGACAAAAAAATATGTGTTCACTTTGCAATCAATATGAAAGAGTGGCACTCGTAACAGCTGTTAATAAGGAGACAAGCTCAGTGGACGCCTATAAAGCATATGGCAATTATATGTGCATAGACAGTGACCAATGCAACCGAAATATTATTGATGTGACGAACTTAGAAAACTTTGTAGCTCGCATCATCGGATGA